A single genomic interval of Hyphomicrobium methylovorum harbors:
- a CDS encoding phosphoenolpyruvate carboxylase: MQETTPKDHGPVLDEAELIEDLKRLRTQIPDNPSLNPILNVAFDLSRRLESSEVSFEGIQDLAGRLMDRACVRRARRLREKVGYVDQATTLKDFTAYVEKTANEASGSIEAFAARWSRARTGIVMTAHPTFGLSDALYRRMVEIAVSDPSTKDITIGIPHRPEETLTLQHEHKCVQDAIRNLRNAYEELLHAFFSVASQKFGEAAFKLRPKLATMASWVGYDLDGRNDISWTFSFHVRLLEKRAALADVRERFVVLKHKLEDADDAQRVARQIVGKLDLAIAAVDEQLKALETFEGDHDYLAKAANIITKSDGYNLLSVEPLQHLFEQLIDTVSAPQVKRAIAALSGLVEATGLGTSHIHLRINALQLNNAFRAYVHEPWTRDLTERQSLARIVDMIKNCPQETVNFATLDLETATAIRQFALTAQIQKHVDKETPIRFLIAEAESPATILIAVFFAKLFGVDHITDISPLFETPSGLENGARIMERLLEEETYREYVQNRKRLSIQTGFSDAGRFIGQIPATLAIERYYHGLAALVAKSKLASGVETLIFSTHGESMGRGAHPGDLHDRLHYLMTDESRRRFADAKIPVKHETSFQGGDGYMYFGNRALTTRALASVVIDGEIPPPPNDPFYAEQNFSLDFFLRLRAFQQRLFAHDGYRAVLGAFGPNLLFKTGSRPVKRQGEHSSDRGNPARMRAIPNNAILQQFGYTVNVVAGLGVAVGSEFDHFNHLARSSPRLQSLLAMIGHAKTISSLNAMAANSKVFDAGLWAARASWGREQSLNTPFRTLATHLLPDERQEDIAELVHLLRLDAIDLHAILSDQNIDDGVTPDENRLELDLLQAIRLALIMRIFILAAQLPRFTPQDGLSHTQVLDMALALEVPEVLAVLRKAFPHSGKTLGEDVEGGFDETASYRPRGINDYGRLETEILTPMETTYEFVREIGTGISHHFGAFG; this comes from the coding sequence ATGCAGGAAACGACGCCGAAAGATCACGGACCCGTTCTCGACGAGGCCGAACTGATCGAGGACCTAAAGCGGCTGCGGACGCAGATCCCAGACAATCCGTCGCTCAACCCAATTCTCAACGTCGCTTTCGATCTGTCGCGCCGCCTTGAGTCGAGCGAAGTTTCGTTTGAAGGGATCCAGGATCTCGCCGGGCGGCTGATGGACCGGGCGTGCGTTCGCCGTGCACGGCGTCTGCGCGAGAAAGTCGGCTACGTCGACCAAGCGACAACGCTGAAAGATTTCACGGCTTACGTCGAAAAGACCGCCAACGAAGCCTCTGGCTCCATCGAGGCGTTTGCTGCGCGCTGGTCGCGCGCACGCACCGGCATCGTTATGACGGCGCATCCCACGTTCGGCCTTTCGGACGCTCTCTACCGCCGCATGGTCGAGATCGCAGTTTCCGATCCGTCGACCAAGGACATCACAATCGGCATTCCGCATCGTCCAGAAGAAACGCTGACGCTGCAACACGAGCACAAGTGCGTTCAGGATGCGATCCGCAACCTGCGCAATGCTTACGAGGAATTGCTGCACGCATTCTTCAGCGTCGCATCGCAAAAATTCGGCGAAGCGGCATTCAAGCTGCGGCCCAAGCTGGCGACGATGGCATCGTGGGTCGGTTATGACCTCGATGGCCGCAACGATATTTCATGGACGTTCTCGTTCCATGTCCGGCTTCTTGAAAAGCGCGCGGCGCTCGCCGACGTGCGTGAGCGCTTCGTCGTCTTGAAGCACAAGCTCGAAGACGCGGATGACGCGCAGCGCGTCGCGCGCCAGATCGTCGGCAAGCTTGATCTCGCAATCGCGGCTGTCGATGAACAGCTCAAAGCTCTCGAAACGTTCGAGGGAGACCACGACTACCTCGCGAAGGCAGCCAACATCATCACAAAGTCCGACGGCTATAATCTGCTGTCGGTCGAGCCGTTGCAGCACCTGTTCGAACAGCTGATCGACACCGTATCGGCACCGCAGGTGAAGCGCGCGATCGCCGCGCTCTCTGGCCTTGTCGAAGCCACCGGCCTCGGCACGTCGCACATTCACCTGCGGATCAACGCGCTGCAGTTGAACAACGCGTTCCGTGCGTATGTTCACGAGCCGTGGACGCGCGACCTGACGGAGCGGCAGTCGCTTGCCCGCATCGTCGACATGATCAAGAACTGCCCGCAAGAGACGGTCAACTTCGCGACACTCGATCTCGAAACCGCGACCGCTATTCGCCAGTTCGCACTGACGGCGCAGATCCAGAAGCATGTCGACAAAGAAACGCCGATCCGCTTCCTGATCGCCGAAGCTGAATCGCCAGCAACGATCCTGATCGCGGTGTTCTTCGCGAAGCTCTTCGGCGTCGACCACATCACCGACATCTCGCCTCTCTTCGAAACGCCGTCGGGTCTCGAAAACGGCGCGCGCATCATGGAGCGCCTGCTCGAGGAAGAGACGTATCGCGAATACGTTCAGAACCGTAAGCGCCTGAGCATTCAAACCGGCTTTTCTGACGCTGGCCGCTTCATCGGCCAGATCCCGGCAACGCTCGCGATCGAACGCTATTACCACGGCCTCGCTGCGCTCGTTGCCAAGTCGAAGCTCGCCAGCGGTGTCGAGACGCTCATCTTCTCGACGCATGGCGAATCGATGGGTCGCGGCGCGCACCCCGGCGATCTGCATGACCGCCTGCATTATTTGATGACGGATGAATCGCGCCGCCGGTTTGCCGACGCCAAGATCCCCGTGAAGCATGAAACGAGCTTCCAGGGCGGCGATGGCTACATGTATTTCGGCAACCGCGCGCTCACCACGCGTGCGCTGGCGTCCGTGGTGATCGACGGTGAAATTCCGCCGCCGCCGAACGATCCGTTCTATGCCGAGCAGAACTTCAGCCTCGACTTCTTCCTGCGGCTGCGCGCGTTCCAGCAACGCTTGTTTGCGCACGACGGCTATCGCGCTGTGCTCGGCGCATTCGGCCCGAACCTCCTCTTCAAGACGGGATCGCGGCCGGTGAAGCGTCAAGGCGAGCACTCGTCCGATCGCGGCAACCCGGCACGCATGCGCGCGATTCCGAACAACGCGATCCTTCAGCAGTTTGGCTACACCGTAAACGTGGTGGCGGGACTGGGCGTCGCGGTTGGCAGCGAGTTCGACCACTTCAATCACCTCGCCAGGTCCTCGCCGCGACTGCAGTCGCTGCTCGCGATGATCGGCCACGCGAAGACCATTTCGAGCCTCAACGCGATGGCGGCGAACTCGAAGGTCTTCGACGCCGGACTATGGGCGGCGCGCGCATCTTGGGGACGCGAGCAATCGCTGAACACGCCGTTCCGCACCCTGGCAACGCACCTGTTGCCGGACGAGCGGCAGGAAGACATCGCGGAACTCGTGCATCTTCTGCGGCTCGACGCCATCGATTTGCACGCCATTCTCAGCGATCAGAATATCGACGATGGCGTAACGCCGGACGAGAACCGGCTGGAGCTCGATCTTCTGCAGGCGATCCGTCTTGCGCTGATCATGCGCATCTTCATCCTCGCAGCCCAACTTCCGCGCTTCACACCGCAGGACGGCCTCTCGCATACGCAAGTGCTCGATATGGCGCTCGCGCTCGAGGTTCCCGAAGTGCTTGCGGTGTTGCGCAAGGCCTTCCCGCATTCGGGCAAGACGCTTGGAGAAGATGTCGAAGGCGGGTTCGATGAAACGGCGAGCTATCGTCCGCGGGGCATCAACGACTATGGCCGCCTCGAAACCGAAATTCTGACGCCGATGGAAACCACGTACGAGTTCGTACGCGAGATCGGCACCGGCATCTCGCACCACTTCGGCGCGTTCGGTTGA
- a CDS encoding fatty acid desaturase: protein MNLSLKQPLQADGRVDLRAREALLATGIAPEAMPETQKQRVRRLAAHCQKYRGAIPRLAVQQLLSTLVPLVLVVGGMFATVEHAYWATLLLALPAAGLLVRAFIIQHDCGHGSFFNSRKLNDFVGRCMSVLTMAPYGVWRREHAHHHASSGNLDRRGAGDIDTATVREYMQFSKLEKLRYKLYRNPLFLFGFGVPVYFVILQRTPWMHALSARETWRSVLGLNIGLAVFYAPLVYFFGLSNVLWVGLPVLHIASAAGGWLFFIQHQFEETTWDQADGWDFQVAALLGSSYYKLPNILNWFTGNIGLHHIHHLNSMIPNYRLHACLNASPELKAINRMTLMDSIKCARLKLWDEDSRRLIGFDELPTRA, encoded by the coding sequence TTGAACCTCAGTCTCAAACAGCCGCTGCAAGCGGACGGTCGCGTAGATTTACGCGCGCGCGAAGCGCTGTTGGCGACGGGCATTGCGCCTGAAGCGATGCCGGAAACGCAGAAGCAGCGTGTGCGCCGTCTGGCAGCGCACTGCCAGAAATATCGCGGCGCTATTCCCCGTCTTGCAGTGCAGCAACTCCTGTCGACGCTCGTTCCACTCGTGCTGGTGGTTGGCGGCATGTTTGCGACCGTCGAGCACGCATACTGGGCGACATTGCTGCTGGCGCTGCCCGCTGCGGGACTGCTCGTCCGCGCATTCATCATTCAGCACGACTGCGGACACGGATCTTTCTTCAATTCGCGAAAGCTCAACGATTTCGTCGGCCGCTGCATGAGCGTGCTGACGATGGCGCCGTATGGCGTTTGGCGTCGCGAGCATGCGCATCATCATGCGAGTTCAGGCAACCTCGATCGTCGCGGTGCAGGCGACATCGATACGGCCACGGTTCGCGAATACATGCAGTTCTCGAAGCTCGAGAAGCTGCGCTACAAACTTTACCGCAACCCGCTCTTTCTATTTGGCTTTGGCGTTCCGGTTTATTTCGTCATCCTGCAGCGCACCCCGTGGATGCACGCTCTTTCGGCGCGTGAAACATGGCGCAGCGTCCTTGGGTTGAATATCGGACTGGCCGTCTTTTACGCGCCGCTCGTCTACTTTTTCGGATTGAGCAACGTGCTTTGGGTTGGTCTGCCGGTTCTGCACATTGCGTCAGCGGCTGGCGGCTGGCTGTTCTTTATTCAGCATCAGTTCGAAGAGACTACGTGGGATCAGGCCGATGGCTGGGATTTCCAAGTCGCGGCGTTGCTCGGTTCTTCCTATTACAAGCTGCCCAACATCCTGAACTGGTTCACCGGCAACATCGGCTTGCACCACATCCATCATCTCAACAGCATGATCCCGAATTACCGGCTGCATGCGTGCCTAAACGCCAGCCCGGAACTCAAGGCGATCAACCGAATGACGCTGATGGACAGCATCAAATGTGCGCGACTGAAACTTTGGGATGAAGACTCCCGCAGGCTTATCGGGTTTGATGAGCTCCCCACGCGAGCGTGA